A region from the Serinibacter arcticus genome encodes:
- a CDS encoding ABC transporter permease, with the protein MPSPTPGNQPDVAQATEQLAAEEARTGGTRRRSAWRLMLPTLTPWLAIGLFLILAIALFGTIGPFLVGDPSVIRDIGLTGPSSEHLLGTTQTGQDVLAQLAWATRGSLQIGLLVGVLATILSAAFGIYGAYLGGLADEGFSLLSNVFLVIPGLPLVIVIAAFVPREARGWWTIAIVLAITSWAGSARVLRAQTLSVRSRDYVAASRVAGERSWRVITVEILPNLLPVIASQFVFAVIAGILSEAGLSFIGLGSSNSATLGTMLFYAQNGFALSLGAWWWFVPPGLMIALFGMGLSLVNFSIDEVIDPKLKNVRLHRKRAKRIRRLEEAARS; encoded by the coding sequence ATGCCCAGTCCCACCCCCGGCAACCAGCCCGACGTCGCCCAGGCCACCGAGCAGCTCGCGGCGGAGGAGGCCCGCACCGGCGGCACGCGACGCCGCTCCGCCTGGCGGCTCATGCTCCCCACGCTCACCCCGTGGTTGGCGATCGGACTGTTCCTCATCCTCGCGATCGCCCTGTTCGGGACGATCGGACCTTTCCTCGTCGGCGATCCGTCCGTCATCCGCGACATCGGCCTCACCGGGCCGTCGTCCGAGCACCTGCTCGGCACCACGCAGACCGGTCAGGACGTGCTGGCCCAGCTCGCGTGGGCGACGCGCGGGTCGCTCCAGATCGGTCTCCTGGTCGGTGTGCTCGCCACGATCCTGTCGGCAGCCTTCGGGATCTACGGCGCCTATCTCGGCGGCCTCGCCGACGAGGGCTTCTCCCTGCTGTCGAACGTGTTCCTCGTGATCCCGGGCCTCCCCCTGGTCATCGTGATCGCGGCCTTCGTGCCGCGGGAGGCCCGCGGCTGGTGGACGATCGCCATCGTGCTGGCCATCACGAGCTGGGCCGGCTCGGCGCGCGTGCTGCGGGCGCAGACGCTCTCGGTCCGCAGCCGTGACTACGTCGCAGCCTCCCGCGTGGCCGGCGAGCGGTCGTGGCGCGTCATCACCGTCGAGATCCTGCCGAACCTGCTACCCGTCATCGCGTCGCAGTTCGTCTTCGCCGTGATCGCCGGCATCCTCTCCGAGGCCGGGCTCTCGTTCATCGGTCTCGGCTCGTCGAACTCGGCCACGCTCGGCACGATGCTCTTCTACGCCCAGAACGGCTTTGCGCTGTCCCTGGGGGCCTGGTGGTGGTTCGTGCCACCCGGCCTGATGATCGCCCTGTTCGGGATGGGCCTGTCGCTCGTGAACTTCTCCATCGACGAGGTCATCGACCCCAAGCTCAAGAACGTCCGCCTGCACCGCAAGCGCGCCAAGCGCATCCGTCGTCTCGAGGAGGCAGCCCGCTCATGA
- a CDS encoding ABC transporter substrate-binding protein, translating to MPAGIAGAAALALVLTACGGGTSGSGEGDGGGGASADTTLVAYTGQAGDYQINFNPYSPSNIGGRGTIYEPLYFFNKARTQDPVPLLGTDYEWNEDGTVLTVTLRDDVTFSDGEPFTAEDVVFTFDMLKNTPAINNMGYDGVTEAVDDTTVTFTFDEPSYVQAPDLLGQYIVPAHLWADVNPTEDVVEAPVGTGAFVYNDFKPQAFTFTANPDYWDGEPELKQIRWLSLSGNQAGADALASGSIDWQTGPVPDIQNVSENYPGYDAVTANQNQMVLATCSSAEQGCTGAQVDPAVRQALYLAINRDQLNSLAFQGTASEMSPTFALVPSQEQWISSTISDPVSPTGADPDGAGAVLEAAGYAKGSDGIYAKDGQRVALNVEVVTGWTDYITAIDAITSQARDAGIEIVQTQSSWNEWTDKKQNGNFELVIDSLGQGPAPDPYYPYQYYFTTATPVGESSGNAFSRYSDPEVDAAVEELQALDFDDPAREALFATIQESIVADMPYIPVMTGGTTSQWNVGKFTGWPTEDDLYAFPAVWSALDAAEIYKALAPTAE from the coding sequence GTGCCCGCCGGTATCGCCGGCGCAGCCGCCCTCGCGCTCGTCCTCACCGCCTGCGGCGGTGGCACCTCCGGCTCGGGAGAAGGTGACGGTGGTGGCGGCGCGAGCGCGGACACGACACTGGTCGCCTACACCGGTCAGGCCGGGGACTACCAGATCAACTTCAACCCGTACTCGCCCTCCAACATCGGCGGCCGCGGCACGATCTACGAGCCCCTGTACTTCTTCAACAAGGCCCGCACCCAGGACCCCGTGCCGCTGCTGGGCACGGACTACGAGTGGAACGAGGACGGCACGGTCCTGACCGTGACGCTGCGCGACGACGTCACGTTCTCCGACGGCGAGCCGTTCACCGCCGAGGACGTGGTCTTCACGTTCGACATGCTGAAGAACACCCCGGCGATCAACAACATGGGCTACGACGGCGTCACCGAGGCGGTCGATGACACCACCGTCACGTTCACCTTCGACGAGCCGTCCTACGTCCAGGCCCCCGACCTCCTCGGCCAGTACATCGTCCCGGCGCACCTCTGGGCCGACGTCAACCCCACCGAGGACGTCGTCGAGGCCCCCGTCGGCACGGGCGCCTTCGTCTACAACGACTTCAAGCCGCAGGCGTTCACCTTCACGGCGAACCCCGACTACTGGGACGGCGAGCCGGAGCTCAAGCAGATCCGCTGGCTCTCGCTGTCCGGCAACCAGGCCGGCGCCGACGCCCTGGCCTCCGGCAGCATCGACTGGCAGACCGGCCCCGTGCCCGACATCCAGAACGTCTCGGAGAACTACCCCGGGTACGACGCCGTCACCGCCAACCAGAACCAGATGGTCCTGGCCACGTGCTCCTCGGCCGAGCAGGGCTGCACCGGTGCGCAGGTCGACCCCGCCGTCCGTCAGGCGCTGTACCTCGCGATCAACCGCGACCAGCTGAACTCGCTCGCCTTCCAGGGCACCGCCTCGGAGATGTCGCCCACCTTCGCGCTCGTCCCGAGCCAGGAGCAGTGGATCTCCTCGACCATCAGCGACCCGGTCTCGCCCACGGGCGCCGACCCCGACGGTGCCGGCGCGGTTCTCGAGGCCGCCGGTTACGCCAAGGGCTCCGACGGCATCTACGCCAAGGACGGCCAGCGCGTCGCGCTCAACGTCGAGGTCGTCACCGGGTGGACCGACTACATCACCGCCATCGACGCCATCACCTCGCAGGCGCGCGACGCCGGCATCGAGATCGTCCAGACCCAGTCGTCCTGGAACGAGTGGACCGACAAGAAGCAGAACGGCAACTTCGAGCTCGTCATCGACTCGCTCGGCCAGGGTCCGGCGCCCGACCCGTACTACCCGTACCAGTACTACTTCACGACGGCGACACCCGTGGGCGAGTCCTCCGGCAACGCCTTCTCGCGGTACTCCGACCCCGAGGTCGACGCCGCCGTCGAGGAGCTCCAGGCGCTCGACTTCGACGACCCCGCCCGCGAGGCGCTCTTCGCGACCATCCAGGAGTCGATCGTCGCCGACATGCCGTACATCCCCGTGATGACGGGCGGCACCACGAGCCAGTGGAACGTCGGCAAGTTCACGGGCTGGCCCACGGAGGACGACCTGTACGCGTTCCCCGCGGTCTGGTCCGCGCTCGACGCCGCCGAGATCTACAAGGCCCTCGCGCCCACGGCGGAGTAG
- a CDS encoding aldo/keto reductase, which translates to MKHVRLGSLEVSRIGLGAMTMAGTYTSGGGLDNDESIRTVRRALDLGVTHIDTAEIYGPYLSEELVGQAVQGRRDEVRIATKFGLVSHAGGGPGVTDSSPANVRAAVEGSLRRLRTDHIDLYYQHRVDPNTPIEETAGAVAELIAEGKVRHFGLSEASARTIRRAHAVQPVSALQTEYSLWTRDVEAEILPVLRELGIGFVPYSPLGHGLLTGQIRSAADIPDDDWRKTNPRFVGENLERNLRLVEEVRAIGAEIGATPAQTALAWILTRGDDIAPIPGTRRVARMEENTAADAIELTTDQADRLTALEPASGNRHDDANMVSIDT; encoded by the coding sequence ATGAAGCACGTCCGCCTCGGCAGCCTCGAGGTCTCGCGCATCGGCCTCGGCGCCATGACCATGGCCGGCACGTACACGTCCGGCGGCGGGCTCGACAACGACGAGTCGATCCGCACCGTCCGGCGCGCCCTGGACCTCGGCGTCACCCACATCGACACCGCGGAGATCTACGGCCCCTACCTCAGCGAGGAGCTCGTCGGACAGGCGGTGCAGGGCCGACGGGACGAGGTGCGGATCGCGACCAAGTTCGGCCTCGTCTCCCACGCCGGGGGTGGCCCCGGCGTGACCGACAGCAGCCCGGCGAACGTGCGGGCAGCTGTCGAGGGCTCGCTGCGGCGCCTGCGTACCGATCACATCGACCTCTACTACCAGCACCGCGTCGACCCGAACACGCCCATCGAGGAGACCGCGGGCGCGGTGGCCGAGCTGATCGCCGAGGGCAAGGTGCGCCACTTCGGGCTCTCCGAGGCGTCCGCGAGGACCATCCGGCGCGCGCACGCCGTCCAGCCGGTCTCGGCGCTCCAGACCGAGTACTCGCTGTGGACCCGTGACGTGGAGGCGGAGATCCTCCCCGTCCTGCGGGAGCTCGGGATCGGCTTCGTTCCCTACTCGCCGCTCGGCCACGGCCTCCTGACCGGGCAGATCCGCTCCGCCGCCGACATCCCCGACGACGACTGGCGCAAGACCAATCCGCGCTTCGTCGGAGAGAACCTCGAGCGCAACCTCCGCCTCGTGGAGGAGGTCAGGGCCATCGGGGCGGAGATCGGCGCGACGCCGGCCCAGACCGCGCTCGCGTGGATCCTCACGCGGGGTGACGACATCGCCCCGATTCCCGGCACCCGCCGGGTGGCGCGCATGGAGGAGAACACCGCGGCCGACGCGATCGAGCTCACGACGGACCAGGCCGACCGGCTCACCGCCCTCGAGCCGGCCTCCGGGAACCGGCACGACGACGCGAACATGGTCTCGATCGACACCTGA
- a CDS encoding ROK family protein: MTLSAEGQVLGGWPDLNRAERSALREVLVHGPLPRTEIARRLGLSRASLTRMARTLLDEGLVAEGGVEMRARTGRPSELLRSRDDSFRLMGVKLTGDTVYAVLTDLRARVLASVSEPIENPEFSAVVAQVTRLHGSLAASGTAIVALGVCLAGDIVTEAGRRMVASSPYLGWVDVDLVGALTARLAIPVVAENDVRALTALEHWFGAAVDLSSFALVTVGAGLGFGFVIGGRVLTGNQGRAGRLDHLRIDPDGPPCGLGHRGCASSYLTSGSIVLNAGRPDLDYDGVVRAARAGEPGPVQAFRDAGYALGTLLATVANVIDPEAIILTGDGLAVVEIARDAVDEAIALVRDPADAETPLEIQGFGFAEWARAGAVTALRELLGD, translated from the coding sequence ATGACGCTGAGCGCCGAGGGTCAGGTTCTCGGCGGCTGGCCCGACCTGAACAGGGCCGAGCGCAGCGCGCTGCGTGAGGTGCTCGTGCACGGGCCGCTGCCGCGCACGGAGATCGCTCGCCGACTGGGTCTGTCGCGGGCGAGCCTGACGCGCATGGCGCGCACGCTGCTGGACGAGGGGCTCGTGGCCGAGGGCGGCGTGGAGATGCGTGCCCGGACGGGCAGGCCAAGCGAGCTGCTGCGGTCCCGCGACGACTCGTTCCGGCTGATGGGGGTCAAGCTCACCGGTGACACCGTCTACGCGGTGCTGACCGACCTGCGAGCGCGGGTCCTCGCGTCCGTGTCGGAGCCGATCGAGAACCCCGAGTTCTCCGCCGTCGTGGCCCAGGTGACGCGGCTCCACGGCTCGCTCGCGGCCTCGGGAACGGCGATCGTCGCCCTCGGCGTGTGTCTGGCGGGAGACATCGTGACCGAGGCCGGGCGGCGCATGGTCGCCTCCTCGCCCTACCTGGGATGGGTCGACGTCGACCTCGTCGGCGCACTGACGGCGCGGCTCGCGATCCCGGTGGTCGCCGAGAACGACGTCCGCGCGCTCACCGCCCTCGAGCACTGGTTCGGCGCCGCCGTCGACCTCAGCTCCTTCGCCCTCGTCACCGTCGGAGCGGGGCTCGGTTTCGGCTTCGTGATCGGGGGCCGCGTGCTGACGGGCAACCAGGGTCGCGCCGGGCGGCTCGACCACCTCCGCATCGATCCCGACGGGCCGCCGTGCGGCCTGGGGCACCGCGGCTGCGCCTCGTCGTACCTCACGAGCGGATCGATCGTGCTCAACGCCGGGCGGCCCGATCTCGACTACGACGGCGTGGTCCGGGCGGCGCGCGCCGGTGAGCCGGGACCCGTCCAGGCCTTCCGGGACGCCGGCTACGCCCTGGGCACCCTGCTGGCGACGGTGGCCAACGTCATCGATCCGGAGGCGATCATCCTCACGGGCGACGGCCTCGCCGTGGTGGAGATCGCGCGTGACGCCGTGGACGAGGCGATCGCGCTCGTCCGCGATCCGGCGGACGCCGAGACGCCGCTGGAGATCCAGGGATTCGGTTTCGCCGAGTGGGCCAGGGCGGGCGCCGTCACCGCGCTCCGCGAGCTGCTCGGCGACTAG
- a CDS encoding beta-galactosidase has product MADVAAPDHRPQLRPPQGRLFFGGDYNPEQWDPAVWREDVRLMQEAGVTIVSLGIFSWGLIETSEGVYDWEWLDEVVGLLHEAGIAIDLATPTAAPPSWLLTAHPEILVLDPEHHSQRPGGRLGWCPSSPVFREYAMRITAAVSERYANHPAVVMWHVSNELGGGNARCYCDVSAVRFREWLTERYGTLDVLNSAWGTGFWGHRFGSFEEVFPPRCPRDVAIPGLFLDYERFSSDELLAHYLAEKAVIRRSSDAPVTTNFMVGLGPHVVDYAAWSAHVDVVANDHYTLVRDPQRAQELAFAGDRMRGLTRDREPWLLMEHSTGAPSWQERNRAKDPGEILRNSLAHVARGSDGAMFFQWRASTAGTEQFHSAMLPHAGTDTRVWREIVELGQSLTSIAEVGGSSVAPAQVALLVDDESGWALEQGLKPHRALRYGFEPRRWHQLFWERQILVDVLPADADLAGYDLIVVPTLYVTDEARAARIAAAAEAGATVLVTYLSGIVDATSRVLAGGYPGAFRDLLGVRTEEFRPLQREEIVHLSDGSEVAEWSEDTVLGDAEVVLGYADGPGAGRPAVTRRRAGDGHAWYVSARLAQESASSIVDTLVDELQLRREIVAPAGVEAVRRRTGDASVLFLLNHTSEDVDVEATGRELITARDLTGTLRLPAGGWAVVREVARP; this is encoded by the coding sequence GTGGCAGACGTCGCCGCACCAGACCACCGTCCCCAGCTCCGCCCTCCGCAGGGTCGACTCTTCTTCGGCGGTGACTACAACCCCGAGCAGTGGGACCCGGCCGTGTGGCGCGAGGACGTCAGGCTGATGCAGGAGGCCGGCGTCACGATCGTGTCCCTCGGGATCTTCTCGTGGGGTCTGATCGAGACGTCGGAGGGCGTGTACGACTGGGAGTGGCTCGACGAGGTGGTGGGGCTGCTGCACGAGGCGGGGATCGCGATCGACCTCGCGACCCCGACCGCCGCACCCCCGAGCTGGTTGCTCACCGCCCATCCCGAGATCCTCGTGCTCGACCCCGAGCACCACTCCCAGCGCCCGGGCGGTCGCCTGGGCTGGTGCCCCAGCTCGCCGGTCTTCCGCGAGTACGCCATGCGCATCACGGCCGCCGTCTCGGAGCGCTACGCCAACCACCCCGCCGTCGTGATGTGGCACGTCAGCAACGAGCTGGGCGGCGGCAACGCGCGGTGCTACTGCGACGTCTCCGCCGTGCGTTTCCGCGAGTGGCTCACCGAGCGCTACGGCACGCTCGACGTCCTGAACTCCGCCTGGGGGACGGGGTTCTGGGGGCACCGCTTCGGCTCGTTCGAGGAGGTCTTCCCGCCGCGGTGCCCGCGCGACGTCGCGATCCCGGGCCTCTTCCTCGACTACGAACGGTTCTCCTCCGACGAGCTGCTGGCGCACTACCTGGCCGAGAAGGCGGTGATCCGCCGGTCCAGCGACGCTCCGGTGACGACGAACTTCATGGTGGGGCTCGGCCCGCACGTGGTGGACTACGCCGCGTGGTCGGCGCACGTGGACGTCGTCGCGAACGACCACTACACGCTGGTCCGGGATCCGCAGCGCGCCCAGGAGCTGGCGTTCGCCGGCGACCGCATGCGCGGGCTCACCCGTGACCGGGAGCCGTGGCTGCTGATGGAGCACTCCACCGGCGCGCCGAGCTGGCAGGAGCGCAACCGGGCCAAGGACCCCGGCGAGATCCTGCGCAACTCCCTCGCCCACGTGGCTCGCGGGTCCGACGGCGCGATGTTCTTCCAGTGGCGGGCCTCGACCGCGGGGACGGAGCAGTTCCACTCGGCGATGCTTCCCCACGCCGGCACGGACACGCGGGTGTGGCGCGAGATCGTCGAGCTGGGTCAGTCGCTGACCTCGATCGCCGAGGTCGGCGGGTCGTCGGTGGCTCCCGCGCAGGTCGCGCTCCTGGTCGACGACGAATCGGGATGGGCGCTCGAGCAGGGCCTCAAGCCCCACCGCGCGCTCCGCTACGGGTTCGAGCCGCGCCGCTGGCACCAGCTGTTCTGGGAGCGGCAGATCCTCGTGGACGTGCTCCCCGCCGACGCGGACCTCGCCGGGTACGACCTGATCGTCGTCCCCACCCTCTACGTGACCGACGAGGCCAGGGCGGCGCGCATCGCCGCGGCGGCCGAGGCCGGAGCGACCGTGCTGGTCACCTACCTCTCGGGGATCGTCGACGCCACGAGCCGGGTCCTCGCGGGCGGGTACCCCGGCGCCTTCCGCGACCTGCTCGGGGTGCGGACGGAGGAGTTCCGACCGCTCCAGCGCGAGGAGATCGTCCACCTGAGCGACGGCAGCGAGGTCGCCGAGTGGAGCGAGGACACGGTGCTGGGGGACGCCGAGGTGGTGCTCGGCTACGCCGACGGTCCCGGCGCCGGGCGTCCGGCGGTCACCCGGCGGCGCGCCGGCGACGGTCACGCCTGGTACGTGTCGGCCCGGCTGGCGCAGGAGTCGGCGAGCTCGATCGTCGACACGCTCGTGGACGAGCTGCAGCTGCGCCGTGAGATCGTGGCGCCGGCGGGGGTCGAGGCGGTTCGCCGTCGCACCGGGGACGCGAGCGTGCTGTTCCTCCTCAACCACACCTCCGAGGACGTCGACGTCGAGGCGACCGGTCGCGAGCTGATCACCGCCCGGGACCTCACCGGGACGCTCCGGCTTCCCGCCGGCGGCTGGGCCGTCGTGCGAGAGGTGGCTCGGCCGTGA
- a CDS encoding glycoside hydrolase family 36 protein: protein MPEFTWSSGSLVLAFAGGDNDPVRLCSMLPRGGADGPAETDQPLVELSAFGHGRFPGGFRHVDTVLGRSLRYVGHDVEGDRLTVRQHEPTLGLDVRSVVETTSPDSVRTWTEVTRTAGQGEGDVVLDFVSSFATGAVLPDSGAEVEDLDLVAGANDWVAESRWSTRPLREVGLARIDRELQHHAPRSRYHLTNRGSWSTGEALPTAVVTSRSSDYAMGFQVEHNGPWLHEIGETRTSLYVLASGPTDAEHQWSVRLTAGETFVTPAVGVAVVRGGADDAFGTLTAHRRGIRRQREADLSLPVVFNDYMNTLMGDPTTAKLIPLIEAAGKVGVDIFCIDAGWYADGTWWDSVGEWLPAADRFPGGLEEVLTAITDRGMAAGLWLEPEVIGVNSPLARTLPEEAFFSRGGIRLAEHGRHLLDLRHPAARGHVTAVVDRLVEGYGATFIKMDCNTMTGPGSDRGGIAPGHGLLEHNRVLLDWIDEIQARHPALLIESCASGAMRMDYATLSRLHLQSTSDQQDPVMYAPIAAAAPASILPEQAGNWAYPRTGTSTELFTLSLVNGVLGRMYLSGYLNVMTPAELALVQDAVAAHRALLPTLATSTPFWPLGLPGWEDGWVALGLRDADGGHLSVWRRPGAGAIVRLPVPHLRGTDVAVDAHFPRALDGWTADWDAAEGVLRVTVDDSIPADVASARVLRLTPA, encoded by the coding sequence GTGCCCGAGTTCACCTGGTCGTCCGGATCGCTCGTCCTCGCGTTCGCCGGGGGTGACAACGACCCCGTCCGGCTCTGCTCGATGCTGCCCCGCGGGGGAGCGGACGGCCCCGCGGAGACGGACCAGCCCCTCGTGGAGCTCTCCGCCTTCGGCCACGGTCGATTCCCCGGCGGCTTCCGCCACGTCGACACGGTCCTCGGGCGGTCGTTGCGGTACGTGGGGCACGACGTCGAGGGCGACCGCCTCACCGTCCGACAGCACGAGCCCACCCTGGGGCTGGACGTGCGCAGCGTCGTCGAGACGACGTCGCCCGACTCCGTGCGGACCTGGACCGAGGTCACCCGAACCGCGGGCCAGGGCGAGGGCGATGTCGTGCTCGACTTCGTCTCCTCGTTCGCCACCGGCGCCGTTCTGCCCGACTCCGGGGCCGAGGTGGAGGATCTCGACCTCGTGGCGGGGGCGAACGACTGGGTCGCCGAGAGCCGGTGGAGCACCCGTCCGCTGCGGGAGGTGGGCCTCGCGAGGATCGATCGTGAGCTGCAGCACCACGCGCCCCGCAGTCGCTACCACCTGACGAATCGGGGGTCGTGGTCGACGGGCGAGGCGCTGCCCACCGCCGTCGTCACCTCCCGGTCCTCCGACTACGCCATGGGCTTCCAGGTGGAGCACAACGGACCCTGGCTGCACGAGATCGGTGAGACCCGCACGAGCCTCTACGTGCTCGCCTCGGGTCCCACCGACGCCGAGCACCAGTGGTCGGTCCGGCTCACCGCCGGCGAGACGTTCGTGACGCCCGCCGTCGGGGTCGCCGTGGTGCGGGGCGGCGCGGACGACGCGTTCGGCACGCTGACGGCCCACCGGCGAGGTATCCGTCGGCAGCGTGAGGCGGACCTAAGCCTGCCGGTCGTCTTCAACGACTACATGAACACGTTGATGGGGGACCCGACGACGGCGAAGCTCATTCCACTCATCGAGGCGGCGGGGAAGGTGGGGGTCGACATCTTCTGCATCGACGCCGGCTGGTACGCGGACGGCACCTGGTGGGACTCGGTGGGGGAGTGGCTGCCCGCCGCCGACCGCTTCCCCGGTGGGCTCGAGGAGGTGCTGACCGCGATCACCGACCGCGGGATGGCGGCAGGACTCTGGCTCGAGCCGGAGGTGATCGGGGTCAACTCACCCCTGGCGAGGACCCTGCCCGAGGAGGCCTTCTTCTCCCGCGGCGGCATCCGCCTCGCCGAGCACGGGCGCCACCTGCTGGACCTGCGTCACCCCGCGGCGCGCGGGCACGTCACCGCGGTCGTCGACCGACTCGTGGAGGGCTACGGCGCCACGTTCATCAAGATGGACTGCAACACGATGACGGGACCCGGCAGCGACCGTGGCGGGATCGCGCCGGGCCACGGTCTCCTGGAGCACAACCGGGTCCTGCTCGACTGGATCGACGAGATCCAGGCGCGGCACCCGGCGCTGCTGATCGAGTCGTGCGCCTCCGGTGCGATGCGGATGGACTACGCCACGCTGTCGCGGCTGCACCTGCAGTCCACGTCCGACCAGCAGGATCCGGTGATGTACGCGCCGATCGCCGCGGCGGCGCCCGCCTCGATCCTGCCGGAGCAGGCGGGCAACTGGGCCTACCCGCGCACCGGCACCTCGACGGAGCTCTTCACGCTCTCGCTGGTCAACGGTGTGCTCGGACGGATGTACCTCTCCGGCTACCTCAACGTGATGACGCCGGCCGAGCTCGCCCTCGTGCAGGACGCGGTGGCGGCCCACCGCGCGCTCCTTCCGACCCTGGCCACCTCGACGCCGTTCTGGCCGCTGGGCCTCCCGGGGTGGGAGGACGGGTGGGTCGCGCTGGGCCTGCGCGACGCCGACGGTGGTCACCTCTCGGTGTGGCGGCGGCCCGGCGCCGGCGCGATCGTCCGGCTGCCCGTGCCGCACCTGCGCGGCACCGACGTCGCCGTCGACGCCCACTTCCCCCGTGCGCTCGACGGCTGGACGGCGGACTGGGACGCGGCGGAGGGGGTCCTCAGGGTCACCGTGGACGACTCGATCCCGGCGGACGTCGCGAGCGCGCGCGTGCTTCGCCTCACGCCGGCCTGA
- a CDS encoding helix-turn-helix transcriptional regulator, translating into MATHDAISEFLTTRRAKLTPAQVGLPDFGGRRRVPGLRREEVALVAGMSAEYYKRLERGNAGGVSEAVIDGVSRALQLDDAEHAHLHDLVRAANAGAHPRQRARTVRPAQLTPGLRQTIDAMSTVPVFVQNGRLDAVATNELGRALFSVMLDDDRPSPANAARFLFLDPRAQEFYRDWDDQTRQIVAVLRAEAGRSPYDRQLSDLVGELSTRSDLFRTLWGAHDVRRHSTGLKRVHHPEVGDLDLTFEVLDLASGRGLQLVVFSAAPGSAAQERLQLLANLARTESRSATTDRAAP; encoded by the coding sequence ATGGCCACCCACGACGCGATCAGCGAATTCCTCACGACGCGTCGCGCGAAGCTCACCCCCGCCCAGGTCGGTCTGCCGGACTTCGGCGGTCGACGTCGTGTGCCGGGTCTGCGCCGCGAGGAGGTGGCGCTCGTGGCCGGGATGAGCGCGGAGTACTACAAGCGGCTCGAGCGGGGGAACGCGGGCGGCGTCTCGGAGGCGGTGATCGACGGCGTGAGTCGTGCGCTGCAGCTCGACGACGCCGAGCACGCGCACCTGCACGACCTCGTCCGCGCCGCCAACGCGGGCGCTCACCCGCGTCAGCGCGCGCGGACGGTGCGCCCGGCGCAGCTCACCCCCGGGCTGCGGCAGACGATCGACGCGATGTCGACGGTGCCGGTCTTCGTCCAGAACGGCCGCCTCGACGCCGTGGCCACGAACGAGCTCGGACGCGCGCTCTTCTCGGTGATGCTCGACGACGACCGCCCCTCGCCCGCCAACGCCGCACGCTTCCTCTTCCTCGACCCGCGGGCGCAGGAGTTCTACCGGGACTGGGACGACCAGACGCGGCAGATCGTGGCTGTGCTGCGGGCCGAGGCCGGCCGCTCCCCGTACGACCGGCAGCTGAGCGACCTCGTCGGCGAGCTCTCCACGCGCTCCGACCTGTTCCGCACCCTCTGGGGAGCCCACGACGTCCGACGGCACAGCACCGGGCTGAAGAGGGTCCACCACCCCGAGGTCGGCGACCTCGACCTCACGTTCGAGGTGCTGGACCTCGCCTCGGGGCGGGGGCTCCAGCTCGTCGTGTTCTCCGCGGCGCCGGGATCGGCGGCCCAGGAGCGGCTCCAGCTGCTCGCGAACCTGGCGCGGACGGAATCGCGGTCGGCTACGACCGATCGAGCCGCACCCTGA
- a CDS encoding ABC transporter ATP-binding protein, whose product MTSVEVTNLTKDYSLRTGLRRQHLRAVDDVSFDLVPRRTVALVGESGSGKSTIAKLLTRLEKPTSGRIDVTLDDRTPVRGSVYRRHVQMVFQDPFASLNPFHSIEHHIARPLRIHGRTHGAEETRDRVAQMLERVNLTPARTFMERRPHELSGGQRQRVAIARALAPGAQVLIADEPVSMLDVSIRLGVLNLMARLQREDNLAVLYITHDLATARHFSDEILVLYRGRVVERGPADAVILDAHHDYTKLLAMAAPTPSDWDGSRPTRSRSTARASTTRAATTTTSVSGSRIPGHRRSSRPDDAGHQG is encoded by the coding sequence ATGACCAGCGTCGAGGTCACGAACCTGACCAAGGACTACTCGCTGCGCACCGGCCTGCGGCGCCAGCACCTGCGCGCCGTCGACGACGTGAGCTTCGACCTCGTCCCGCGCCGGACCGTGGCGCTCGTGGGCGAGTCGGGTTCGGGCAAGTCGACGATCGCGAAGCTGCTGACCCGGCTCGAGAAGCCCACGTCCGGCCGGATCGACGTCACGCTCGACGACCGGACGCCCGTGCGCGGATCGGTGTACCGCCGTCACGTGCAGATGGTCTTCCAGGACCCGTTCGCCTCGCTCAACCCGTTCCACTCCATCGAGCACCACATCGCGCGACCGCTGCGCATCCACGGCCGCACGCACGGGGCCGAGGAGACGCGCGACCGCGTCGCGCAGATGCTCGAGAGGGTGAACCTGACGCCGGCCCGCACGTTCATGGAGCGGCGCCCGCACGAGCTGTCGGGGGGTCAGCGCCAGCGGGTGGCGATCGCCCGTGCCCTGGCGCCCGGCGCCCAGGTGCTGATCGCCGACGAACCCGTCTCGATGCTCGACGTCTCCATCCGGCTCGGCGTGCTCAACCTGATGGCTCGACTCCAGCGGGAGGACAACCTCGCCGTCCTGTACATCACGCACGATCTCGCCACCGCCCGCCACTTCTCCGACGAGATCCTCGTCCTCTACCGGGGCAGGGTCGTCGAGCGCGGACCCGCGGACGCCGTCATCCTCGACGCCCACCACGACTACACCAAGCTCCTCGCGATGGCCGCCCCGACCCCGAGCGACTGGGACGGGTCTCGGCCGACGAGGTCGAGATCGACCGCTCGCGCATCGACAACTCGCGCTGCTACGACCACCACCTCGGTGAGTGGGTCACGCATTCCGGGGCACCGGCGCTCGTCGCGTCCTGACGACGCCGGCCACCAGGGATGA